In the genome of Streptomyces sp. P3, the window TCACCTTCACCCGCGGCTGGATGCGCAGCCAGGCGGCCCGGATAGCCGACCCTCGCTCTCCCGCCCACCAGCTGGGCAAACAGCTCAACCTGCCGCCGGCGTACCTGCTGATACACCGGGTGACCCTCAGCACGATCGGTGTGCTGTGCCAGCTCGGTGCGACGGTACGGCTGCGGGACGAACTGGAGGACTGGCTGCCCGGGTTCCTCCTGGAGGACACGCTGGAGTCATCGGAATGCCCGCAGTCCCCGGAACCGGAGGACCCGTTGGCGGAGGAATCGGTGGCGGAGGCGTGAGACACGGGTGCGGGGCTCCGGCCCAGGTGTGAGGTAGCTCACCACCAGTTCGAGTCGAGCCGGCCTTCGATCGCCCGGAGGTTCTCTCGCGCGCAGGCCCCGCAGAAGTGCCGGTGGACGCCGTGCTCCACAGAACACGTCCAGGTGACCGGCGGTGGATCTGCGGCCCGGGCCCCGCAGTGTCCGCACACCACGGGCAGCGGCGTGGGATCCGCCGGTGAACCGTCTCGGTCGCCGTCTCCGGGAGGACTCGCCATGCCAGGACGATAGCGCCGCGGTGCCGGACCGGGCACACAGCACACCGCGGGGGCCGGCCCGTTCGGACGGACCGGCCCCCGCGGGGAGAGCTTCGCCTCCCTCTCGGGAGGCCACCGCTTCAGGTGTGTGCGGTTAGTGCATCACGGCCATGGCGAGCGCCCGCCGGGCGCGCAGCGACGCGCGCTCGGCCCGACGCTGCATCCGGCGAGCGGCCACCAGGCGCACGGCCTGGCGTTCCCGCTCGACCTCGTGCAGGCGGTCGTGCATATGCGCACGAGCCAGGGCTTCTGGGATGAGTTGCATCTCGCGTGTCCTGTTCTGACGCGAGTCGTACGCGCCGGTGGTGATGGTGAGGTCTTCGGTCGCGGAGCCTGCGGGCTCGCTGGTGAACGGCTTCATCGGGGCCTGCTTCTTGGGGTCTTGCGTGAGGGGACGGTCGATTGTTCCTGCGGTGTTCATGCCGTGACCGGGTTCTTGCGCGGGCGACCACGCGGCCGCTTGCGGGCGACGACGACACCCTGGACGAACAGCTCGCCACCCCAGACACCCCAGGGCTCGCGCCGCTCCTTCGCGCCGGCGAGGCACGCCTCCACCAGAGGGCAGGTGCGGCAGAGGGACTTGGCGTACTCGACGTCGGCCGGGGTCTCGGCGAAGAAGACCTCCGGGTCGTAGGAACGGCAGGGGACGGGCACGCCGAGGTTCTCGATGGCGTC includes:
- a CDS encoding WhiB family transcriptional regulator, with protein sequence MQLEAHAPSVPPSETIPPPGLTEDSTLTPLTALTALDDAIENLGVPVPCRSYDPEVFFAETPADVEYAKSLCRTCPLVEACLAGAKERREPWGVWGGELFVQGVVVARKRPRGRPRKNPVTA